One Fusarium poae strain DAOMC 252244 chromosome 4, whole genome shotgun sequence DNA window includes the following coding sequences:
- a CDS encoding hypothetical protein (TransMembrane:1 (o1122-1140i)~BUSCO:658at5125), translated as MLRRLASLSHQDPNETSHEHMSPQPGDGPSSPDTSRQGGLAHVLRGLTSSKLSKSSPSIASPSSTTTLPIAEFVHAHPPAVSANPPYGLSVSHMESFELLKNGSPNERIAAANSLKYAIAEYPLNPVLDIWYAAKDLIDPAKPAATRTAGWELLTECAKHEDSSDLERQEYFTTLSAPANSEDFHLQLAALVDLTRRGRVLTGFDYELIPLLTAWLWESYNLVRMARRKASKTSKGPSRNRAVAPGEEKNLAQLFSFLVDVIKFSFNNADASAVSRLIDRLLAICMSTSVEEDLRSSIAVIDATVTFGSIPEDKLRGCVQVLGSIYCMVGSLQKDAWNTLSNLFKSHNGQATVRILLDILRNSPADGAKEKDVNREIRGALAVLQKLLSKSPENGYPSIPFALLADGLATIARTGSSIKTLASILQLLNSLFDDGEGNMHRLIIDEDWSVILEAAATCSKRAIPGLHETDGLRSPVRDDKPEGALSRELIILIQRLDVLINQKSDVFVPRGIVVSFLTEVHQFLPDETASSVLNYFQLFRCCSPSDLQWEENLALVLKGFFGNRDRSSQIRLRALETIMDAYEVVDLVGDDPDESFIPQLAKSILQDVAEETDVIVLEGIMSLMVSVVVSCDMELFDYIVDALRGIVIGDRLKSPISSSASPNPFAHAISDDNLPLEQSPSNVVAKGYVKMLVQTMDFDTEKSLRLYHALINIVKSSHCEVDARLTAMKLLFRLRADWANRIFITKTLETNFVAPTLCRTPETRAKKQAEEAAQSIRLLRNEHGGSSRSARGVSFSQGQHERGVPMRSASVAAGSGLVGSAGSAARYHQLWSLPDPEALPESVTGVFSPVLVSHQPNVEAEPEELDSEEPEPQEEIEKQTGGAGTAALDIANWLETVLVLLHGSDWEVYSFALVHLPSQLSNHAIFRDAIPQIQELRRLICEQIRTNTFQEPPNSSGLRRADVAICLFHSLTMILSYHDHFQKGEEDEIVKAFVHGIATWERSAKCCIHALSICCHELPLSTSKSLVQLLTKMSTIITQPHVSIHILEFLACLSRLHHVYVNFREEEYKIVFGICIRYLQSVRDRKGSNRNSHASEPSTPAASTTSIPDAVHPSASDDLPQYVYALAYHVILFWFLALKLPDRANLVGWLVRNIYNEVEDGNTDNEQALTSIDFMQRYTYADVEESSQDPLFTPERFGEIVKKRWLVGYSIVTVRQATTTGWAQIVKRQPSGTSAFTIRETFDPPPPHQTPNYVDISREGQVSTNTILPSHIMVQLMSSIPQGHDLARPIPLPEDDAVERAIRVFDRSSTVDGHKVGVIYIGEGQTDEVEILGNVSGSSDYMEFLNNLGTLTKLKGATFNTHGLDREFDTDGQYTFCWRDRVTEIVFHVTTQMPTNLDHDPRCTMKKRHIGNDFVNIVFNDSGLPFKFDTFPGDFNFVHIVITPASRASFIAARDTSKHSQPFYRVQVLSKPGFPEISPASEMKIVSLKALPGLIRLLALNASVFSHVWANREGGEHVSSWRSRLRAIKRLREKYTPSKSGQLTPSASQSSSLGGVTPVHQQQQLLPSVDASLSRPASTVRDSFTSLRRTSVATFFTSTSEQTSHRSSMLSSSTTTNDTEAGTVHGQDSNTDTVDFSKWA; from the coding sequence ATGCTTCGCCGTCTAGCCTCACTTAGTCACCAAGACCCCAACGAAACTTCACACGAGCACATGTCACCGCAGCCAGGAGATGGTCCATCATCCCCAGATACGTCCCGTCAGGGTGGCCTTGCCCATGTTCTGCGGGGTCTAACAAGTTCCAAGCTCTCCAAGTCGTCGCCATCTATAGCATCACCTTCATCCACAACCACCTTGCCGATTGCCGAGTTCGTTCATGCTCATCCTCCGGCCGTTTCCGCGAACCCACCCTACGGACTGTCTGTCAGTCATATGGAATCCTTCGAACTGCTAAAGAACGGTTCTCCAAATGAACGCATCGCCGCCGCCAACTCACTGAAATATGCAATCGCCGAGTATCCTCTGAATCCCGTTCTAGATATTTGGTATGCCGCAAAGGACCTGATCGATCCTGCAAAGCCTGCAGCAACACGCACTGCCGGTTGGGAGCTCTTGACCGAGTGCGCGAAACATGAAGATTCTTCAGACCTCGAGCGCCAGGAGTACTTCACGACACTGTCAGCACCTGCAAACTCCGAAGATTTCCATCTACAATTGGCTGCTCTTGTAGACCTCACTCGACGCGGTCGTGTTCTGACAGGCTTCGACTACGAACTCATACCTTTGCTAACCGCGTGGCTTTGGGAATCCTACAATTTGGTTCGCATGGCCAGGAGGAAAGCGTCCAAGACTTCAAAAGGTCCCTCTCGAAATCGCGCTGTAGCTCCAGGCGAAGAAAAGAATCTTGCTCAATTATTCAGTTTTCTTGTCGACGTCATTAAATTCAGCTTCAATAACGCAGACGCATCTGCCGTATCAAGATTGATCGATCGGCTGCTAGCAATCTGCATGAGCACCAgcgtggaagaagacctccgGTCAAGTATAGCGGTCATTGATGCCACTGTGACGTTTGGTTCCATCCCGGAAGACAAGCTGAGAGGTTGTGTGCAAGTGCTCGGATCTATATATTGCATGGTGGGCAGCCTTCAAAAGGATGCATGGAACACACTATCAAATTTGTTCAAGAGTCACAACGGCCAGGCCACTGTTCGCATCCTTTTGGATATCTTGCGAAACAGCCCAGCAGATGGGGCCAAGGAAAAAGATGTCAACAGGGAAATACGCGGGGCTCTGGCTGTACTGCAGAAACTTCTTTCCAAAAGCCCCGAGAATGGGTATCCAAGCATCCCTTTCGCGTTGCTGGCCGATGGGCTTGCTACCATTGCAAGAACTGGGTCTTCTATCAAAACTCTGGCTTCCATCCTCCAACTCCTCAACTCTTTGTTTGACGATGGGGAAGGAAACATGCATCGCTTGATAATCGACGAAGACTGGTCAGTAATACTTGAGGCTGCCGCAACTTGCTCCAAACGAGCCATCCCTGGGCTCCATGAGACCGATGGCCTTCGTAGCCCTGTCAGAGACGACAAACCCGAAGGGGCGCTGAGCCGAGAACTCATTATTCTTATTCAGCGGCTTGACGTTCTTATCAACCAGAAGTCTGATGTATTCGTACCACGGGGGATTGTAGTTTCTTTCCTAACCGAGGTCCACCAATTTCTCCCTGACGAAACGGCGTCGTCAGTTCTCAACTACTTCCAACTGTTCAGATGCTGCTCTCCCTCAGACCTTCAATGGGAGGAGAATCTGGCCTTAGTTTTAAAGGGTTTCTTCGGCAACAGAGATCGATCATCTCAGATTCGACTTCGGGCACTGGAAACAATAATGGACGCCTATGAAGTTGTGGATCTGGTGGGCGATGATCCTGATGAGAGCTTCATTCCTCAGCTGGCAAAAAGTATTCTTCAGGATGTTGCGGAGGAAACTGATGTTATAGTTCTTGAAGGCATCATGTCACTCATGGTTTCAGTTGTGGTGTCCTGTGACATGGAGCTATTCGATTATATTGTTGATGCCTTGAGGGGCATTGTGATTGGTGACCGACTGAAGTCGCCAATCTCATCATCGGCATCTCCAAATCCGTTCGCTCATGCCATCTCCGATGACAATCTGCCACTGGAGCAATCTCCTTCAAACGTGGTGGCGAAAGGCTATGTCAAGATGCTGGTCCAAACTATGGATTTCGATACCGAAAAGTCTCTGAGACTGTACCATGCGCTAATTAATATCGTGAAATCAAGTCATTGCGAGGTCGATGCGCGCTTGACTGCCATGAAGCTTCTATTTAGGCTACGTGCCGACTGGGCTAATCGCATATTCATCACAAAAACCCTCGAGACCAATTTTGTCGCTCCTACGTTGTGTCGAACCCCCGAGACTCGGGCGAAGAAACAGGCTGAAGAGGCTGCACAGTCCATACGCTTGCTGCGGAACGAGCATGGCGGGTCATCCAGATCCGCTCGCGGTGTTTCGTTCAGTCAAGGGCAACATGAAAGGGGGGTGCCGATGCGATCTGCCAGTGTTGCTGCAGGGAGTGGCTTAGTGGGGAGTGCCGGCAGTGCGGCTCGATATCACCAGCTCTGGAGTCTCCCAGACCCCGAGGCTCTGCCTGAATCTGTCACAGGTGTCTTCAGTCCGGTTCTGGTCTCCCACCAACCCAACGTGGAAGCTGAGCCAGAAGAGCTTGACTCTGAAGAACCAGAACCGCAGGAAGAGATCGAAAAGCAAACAGGTGGCGCTGGGACTGCCGCTCTCGATATCGCAAACTGGCTGGAGACCGTTCTAGTCCTCTTACACGGCAGTGACTGGGAGGTTTACAGTTTTGCCCTTGTGCACCTTCCTTCACAGCTGAGCAATCATGCCATTTTCAGAGACGCCATTCCGCAGATACAAGAGCTTCGAAGACTTATCTGTGAGCAAATAAGAACGAACACTTTCCAAGAACCTCCCAACTCGTCAGGCTTACGGCGGGCTGATGTGGCAATTTGCCTTTTCCATAGTCTGACCATGATACTCAGTTATCATGATCACTTTCAAAAGGGAGAAGAGGACGAGATAGTCAAGGCCTTTGTGCATGGTATTGCCACTTGGGAACGAAGTGCCAAGTGCTGCATTCACGCGCTGTCTATATGTTGCCATGAACTGCCGCTCTCAACGAGCAAATCGCTAGTTCAACTGCTGACCAAGATGTCTACTATCATCACACAACCCCATGTTTCGATCCACATTCTTGAGTTTCTGGCCTGCCTCAGTCGTTTACACCACGTATATGTCAATTTCAGAGAAGAGGAGTACAAAATTGTGTTTGGTATTTGCATTCGATATCTGCAGTCAGTGCGGGACAGGAAAGGTTCCAACAGGAACAGTCATGCCAGCGAACCCTCAACGCCAGCTGCTTCAACTACGAGCATCCCGGACGCCGTACATCCAAGTGCATCCGATGACCTACCTCAATATGTGTATGCGCTGGCGTACCATGTTATTCTCTTCTGGTTCCTGGCACTAAAACTGCCTGATCGTGCCAACCTCGTCGGTTGGCTTGTCAGAAATATATACAATGAGGTTGAGGATGGCAACACCGACAACGAACAAGCACTTACTTCAATCGACTTCATGCAAAGATATACGTATGCCGACGTGGAAGAGTCTTCCCAAGACCCCCTCTTTACTCCTGAACGGTTTGGTGAGATCGTTAAGAAGAGATGGTTAGTCGGATACAGTATCGTTACGGTCAGACAGGCAACAACCACAGGGTGGGCTCAGATCGTCAAAAGGCAACCTTCAGGTACCTCGGCATTCACAATCCGAGAGACTTTTgatccaccaccacctcatCAAACTCCAAACTACGTCGACATCAGCAGAGAAGGACAGGTTTCGACCAACACTATTTTACCCAGTCACATCATGGTGCAACTCATGTCGTCTATCCCGCAGGGCCATGACCTAGCACGACCAATCCCTCTACCTGAAGATGACGCAGTCGAGAGAGCTATTCGGGTTTTTGATCGAAGCTCAACTGTCGACGGCCACAAAGTTGGCGTCATCTATATTGGCGAAGGGCAAACTGACGAAGTTGAGATCCTTGGCAACGTCTCGGGTAGCAGTGATTACATGGAGTTTCTGAACAATCTTGGCACGCTGACCAAGCTTAAAGGAGCCACCTTTAATACTCATGGATTGGATCGCGAATTTGATACAGATGGCCAGTATACTTTCTGCTGGCGTGATCGTGTCACAGAGATAGTTTTTCATGTGACAACACAGATGCCCACGAACTTGGATCACGACCCGAGGTGCACTATGAAGAAGCGCCACATCGGCAATGACTTTGTCAACATCGTCTTCAACGATTCAGGTCTACCATTCAAATTCGATACATTCCCGGGAGATTTCAATTTTGTTCATATTGTCATCACACCAGCATCTAGGGCCTCTTTCATTGCTGCCAGAGACACTTCGAAGCACAGCCAACCCTTCTATCGCGTACAGGTTCTAAGCAAACCCGGGTTCCCTGAAATATCACCGGCCTCGGAAATGAAGATTGTGTCACTCAAGGCCCTGCCGGGTCTGATCCGCCTATTAGCTCTCAACGCTTCTGTGTTTTCTCATGTCTGGGCCAATCGCGAAGGTGGCGAGCATGTCAGCTCTTGGAGGAGCCGTCTACGCGCCATCAAGAGGCTAAGGGAGAAATATACGCCGTCCAAGTCTGGGCAACTGACACCCTCGGCCTCGCAAAGCTCGTCTCTTGGAGGTGTGACTCCGGTtcatcaacagcagcaactttTACCTTCAGTCGATGCGTCTTTGTCACGTCCTGCAAGCACCGTTCGTGACAGCTTCACCAGCCTCCGTCGCACAAGTGTGGCCACGTTCTTCACAAGTACGAGTGAGCAGACCTCCCATCGGTCCTCAATGTTGTCGTCGTCCACTACGACCAACGATACCGAGGCTGGAACAGTACATGGGCAGGATTCAAACACGGACACTGTTGACTTCTCTAAATGGGCTTAA
- a CDS encoding hypothetical protein (BUSCO:3453at5125) produces the protein MAADIGQIAQLLDATLDPTEHRKAENALKQEAAKSQYSLSLLNIVNSDTLPLKTRLAAALAFKNFIRTSYVDEEGNYKLPQDEVQVIKERLIGLMISSPANIQAQLGDAISVIADSDFWRRWDTLTQELVSRFSATDPKVNVGVLEVAHSIFARWRPLFRTDELYMEINHVIETFGQAFLELLVTTDKKIAENNDKKDVLRGWFETLDLQIKILHDMSCHDLPPIFDENLGSISELLHKYLTYSNPLLETDDDDETSIVDTVKADICEVLELFTVKFDEDFSKYCQPFIEKAWNLLSSTGPETKYDVIVSKALHFLTAIASSAQHSGIFNNEEVLTQIVEKVILPNVALRESDVELFEDEPIEFIRRDLEGSDTDSRRRSATDFLRKLQERFEAPVTTVVSKYISHYLSQGSSDWKAKDTAIYLFLSIAAKGAVTAAQGVKTVNPLVNVVEFFEQHIAQDLINSQGVEHISKVDAIKYLYTFRSQLSKEQWKVALGPLIQNLNSDNYVVYSYAAIAVERVLFLTDDAGNAMFPRADIEPFAKDLLGHLFKLIEKESSPAKLQENEFLMRCVMRILIVIKDGAAPLLDNVLTHLILITNVMKQNPSNPRFYYYHFEAIGALVRYCAPSNAALFNEKLWSPFHQILVEDVTEFMQYVFQILAQLLESSPSETISDNYKALLGPLLSPTLWETRGNVPACTRLLSAVIPRASQAIQAENQLEPVLGIFQRLLNSKKSELLAFDILDSIVKTFEPTGLEQYFATILRLIYTKLQGSPSDAFKLRFARFYHLVSARLEAGYGADYFIKQSNTVDQGVFAQVYPAFVLAETERLARPVDRKVAVVSLTKTLCDSQAFSQQFMKGWANSCRKLLSLLVNPPTVNVGGDEVVAEADVDDIGFGMSFTALNTCKPLAKDDFPEILDVTKWVKEYMVSANQRHGGAVEGFIGARLNPEEQEAIVKYIR, from the exons ATGGCAGCCGATATTGGTCAGATTGCTCAGCTTCTTGACGCAACTCTTGATCCTACAGAGCATCGTAAAG CCGAGAATGCCCTCAAGCAAGAGGCTGCCAAGTCTCAGTACTCCCTCAGTCTTCTCAACATTGTCAACTCCGACACCCTACCACTAAAGACCCGGCTCGCCGCCGCTTTGGCCTTTAAGAACTTCATCCGAACATCCTACGTG GACGAGGAGGGCAACTACAAGCTGCCTCAAGATGAGGTTCAAGTCATCAAGGAACGCCTAATTGGCCTCATGATTTCGTCACCGGCCAACATCCAGGCCCAGCTTGGTGATGCTATTAGTGTGATCGCAGATTCTGATTTTTGGCGACGATGGGATACCCTTACGCAG GAGCTTGTCAGCCGATTTTCCGCCACCGATCCCAAGGTCAACGTTGGTGTTCTCGAAGTTGCACACTCCATCTTCGCCAGATGGAGACCCTTGTTCCGCACAGATGAGCTCTACATGGAGATCAACCATGTGATCGAGACATTTGGACAAGCTttccttgagcttctcgtG ACAACCGACAAGAAGATTGCCGAGAACAACGATAAGAAGGATGTGCTGCGCGGCTGGTTCGAGACTCTTGATCTGCAAATCAAAATCTTGCACGATATGTCTTGCCACGACTTACCTCCTATTTTCGACGAGAACCTAGGCAGTATCTCTGAACTTCTTCACAAGTATCTCACATATTCCAACCCATTATTGGAgaccgacgacgatgacgaaacGAGCATAGTCGACACTGTTAAAGCCGATATTTGTGAGGTTCTCGAACTTTTTACTGTCAAGTTCGATGAAGACTTCTCCAAATATTGTCAACCCTTCATTGAGAAGGCCTGGAACCTGCTGTCGTCTACTGGTCCGGAGACGAAGTACGACGTGATAGTCAGCAAAGCTCTGCATTTCCTGACTGCTATTGCGTCCTCCGCACAGCACTCTGGCATCTTTAACAATGAGGAGGTCTTGACCCAGATCGTGGAGAAGGTCATCCTACCCAACGTCGCGCTTCGCGAATCGGATGTTGAATTGTTTGAGGATGAGCCGATCGAGTTCATCCGAAGGGATCTCGAGGGCTCTGATACCGACTCACGACGACGATCTGCCACCGACTTTCTCCGCAAGCTTCAGGAGCGATTCGAAGCCCCTGTCACCACAGTAGTATCCAAATACATCAGTCACTATCTGTCGCAGGGTAGCAGCGACTGGAAGGCCAAGGATACTGCTATCTATCTATTCCTTTCTATTGCTGCCAAGGGCGCTGTGACTGCTGCTCAAGGTGTCAAGACAGTCAATCCTCTGGTCAACGTTGTCGAGTTTTTCGAGCAGCATATTGCTCAGGATCTCATCAACTCACAGGGTGTCGAACATATCTCTAAGGTTGACGCCATCAAGTATCTCTACACTTTCCGAAGTCAGCTATCCAAAGAGCAATGGAAGGTGGCTCTGGGCCCTCTGATTCAGAACCTGAACTCAGACAACTATGTTGTCTACTCATATGCCGCTATTGCGGTGGAGCGTGTGCTGTTCCTCACGGATGATGCTGGCAATGCCATGTTTCCCCGTGCTGATATCGAGCCCTTTGCCAAAGACCTTCTTGGCCACCTCTTCAAGCTCATCGAGAAGGAGTCTAGTCCTGCTAAGTTGCAGGAGAATGAATTCTTGATGCGCTGTGTCATGAGAATTCTAATTGTCATCAAGGACGGTGCCGCTCCTTTGCTGGACAATGTCTTGACCCATCTTATCCTCATCACCAATGTCATGAAGCAGAACCCCAGCAACCCTCGATTCTACTACTATCATTTCGAGGCCATTGGCGCCCTTGTCCGATACTGTGCTCCCAGCAATGCTGCTCTTTTCAACGAGAAGCTGTGGAGCCCCTTCCACCAAATCTTGGTCGAAGATGTCACAG AATTCATGCAGTATGTTTTCCAGATCCTCGCTCAGCTATTGGAGTCCAGCCCATCCGAGACCATTTCGGACAACTACAAGGCTCTGCTAGGCCCTCTTTTGAGCCCTACTCTTTGGGAAACCCGAGGTAATGTTCCGGCATGCACTCGTCTCTTGTCCGCTGTCATCCCTCGAGCATCCCAGGCTATTCAAGCTGAAAACCAGCTGGAGCCTGTTCTTGGCATTTTCCAGAGACTTCTTAACTCAAAGAAGTCTGAGTTGCTCGCCTTCGACATCCTCGATTCCATTGTCAAGACTTTTGAGCC TACTGGATTGGAGCAGTACTTTGCCACAATTCTTCGGCTGATATATACCAAGCTTCAAGGTTCTCCCTCCGATGCGTTCAAGCTCCGCTTTGCTCGCTTCTACCACCTCGTGTCGGCTCGCCTTGAGGCGGGTTACGGTGCTGACTACTTCATCAAGCAGTCCAATACGGTCGACCAGGGTGTTTTCGCTCAAGTTTATCCTGCCTTCGTTCTGGCCGAGACTGAGCGCCTTGCTCGCCCTGTGGACCGAAAAGTTGCTGTTGTGTCACTGACAAAAACCCTGTGTGACTCGCAAGCCTTCTCTCAACAGTTCATGAAGGGCTGGGCCAACAGCTGCCGCAAACTACTGTCGCTGCTAGTAAACCCCCCAACTGTGAATGTTGGTGGCGACGAAGTTGTTGCTGAGGCTGATGTCGACGACATTGGCTTCGGCATGTCGTTCACTGCATTAAACACCTGCAAGCCTTTGGCCAAGGATGATTTTCCCGAGATCCTTGATGTTACCAAGTGGGTGAAGGAATACATGGTCAGTGCCAACCAGCGACACGGTGGTGCTGTCGAAGGCTTCATTGGTGCGAGACTGAACCCTGAGGAGCAAGAGGCCATCGTCAAGTACATCCGATAG
- a CDS encoding hypothetical protein (BUSCO:25502at5125) yields the protein MDNLEGMLMVPPERGQILGRAVWKLRYVVVGRRNTRLGLGQSQSISNGRNNSLGGGRSFPKLPTEESCILIYKHKEDAEPIQQWPINSITDCQVQQVNHRKQGPVLPTLVISIADKEKKRRSSRAAGLISSSKEANATTLWFRTPPDDHHPSLHEWARSILSRKSPMSPESPMSPQFSNPFASMSRDTSEYFSRPSSGNRSGRSDLRSLQHKSSTTTQSTATTTTTTRERPLTISSESPSLRSKRSDVSSPSSNNFPIQQMNFPIPGQHYTTVLPTDLPSPINTTGDYQGEFIEGWTSAQGRSSTMSSPIRGRSSIGSQPPHPSIATVESSSPPGPRETILDRAFQMRCIPGSEREVPGEENLSSLARFDALMREADDKIKQREKAERAQQMAMRSAFEASESSSEEDDSDSDDSDEDAYGGLPDRRGPALIPSTTQRALQFIADRGGPAPLSPSARSSVSRAPILQQSPPMRPHTAHAKTRPSPTQRTNSTPHLIANMARLDVTASSKVSDDSSVRSNGDKRVSTSSTATKSIEKQQLTVHLDEPWWEEFLEKQRGRPPAHVPFMSDTKSTMIRLVDSGSRLTLGIQALYSDDTTALASTAEMACFVEYTTLMSESISESFNDDYQLPDSILRPLDDGEEISVAISFATEQLQETSICVVLAHIASFLRFRYRIMAS from the exons ATGGATAATTTGGAAGGAATGCTCATGGTCCCCCCCGAACGGGGACAAATTCTTGGTAGAGCTGTTTGGAAG CTGCGATATGTTGTTGTGGGACGACGTAACACCAGACTTGGCCTTGGTCAATCACAGTCGATATCCAACGGTCGCAATAACAGTCTTGGTGGTGGCAGATCTTTCCCCAAACTGCCTACAGAGGAATCCTGCATTCTCATCTACAAACACAAG GAGGATGCTGAACCAATCCAACAATGGCCGATAAACTCTATCACAGACTGCCAGGTCCAGCAGGTCAACCATCGAAAACAAGGGCCGGTTCTTCCAACCCTCGTCATCTCTATCGCcgataaagaaaaaaagcgTCGTTCAAGTCGAGCCGCCGGTCTGATATCTTCGAGCAAAGAGGCTAACGCAACAACTCTGTGGTTTCGTACACCCCCGGATGATCATCATCCAAGTTTACACGAGTGGGCGCGCAGCATTCTTTCCAGGAAGTCACCTATGAGCCCAGAAAGCCCCATGTCGCCCCAATTCTCAAATCCGTTTGCATCCATGTCTCGTGATACTTCCGAATACTTCTCCCGACCTTCCAGTGGAAACCGATCCGGTCGTTCTGATCTACGCAGCCTCCAGCACAAAAGCTCTACTACTACTCAATCGACAGCAACGACCACGACTACAACTAGAGAAAGACCGCTCACCATTAGCTCCGAATCGCCCAGTCTACGATCAAAACGCAGCGACGTCTCTTCACCTTCAAGCAACAACTTCCCAATACAACAAATGAACTTTCCTATCCCGGGACAGCATTATACTACAGTCCTTCCAACCGATCTGCCATctcctatcaacaccacaggGGACTACCAAGGGGAGTTTATTGAAGGTTGGACATCAGCTCAAGGTAGATCATCGACAATGAGCTCGCCAATCCGAGGCCGCAGTAGTATTGGCTCTCAACCACCGCATCCTTCCATTGCCACAGTTGAATCCAGCTCTCCACCTGGACCACGTGAGACTATTCTTGACAGAGCTTTTCAGATGCGGTGTATTCCTGGTTCAGAGCGAGAGGTACCCGGAGAGGAGAATCTGAGTTCTCTAGCTCGTTTTGACGCATTGATGCGGGAGGCCGATGACAAGATAAAACAGAGGGAAAAGGCAGAGCGGGCTCAGCAAATGGCAATGCGAAGTGCTTTTGAGGCATCTGAAAGCTCCAGTGAAGAAGACGACAGTGATTCGGACGATTCGGACGAGGATGCGTATGGTGGTCTACCTGACCGGCGAGGGCCAGCTTTAATACCCTCTACAACGCAGCGTGCACTCCAATTTATCGCTGATCGTGGTGGTCCAGCACCTTTGTCACCATCTGCCCGTTCCTCTGTGTCGAGGGCTCCAATATTACAACAATCACCTCCAATGCGACCCCATACGGCACATGCTAAAACTAGACCAAGTCCCACACAGCGAACCAACAGTACACCTCATTTGATCGCCAACATGGCCAGGTTGGACGTGACAGCATCATCCAAGGTGTCGGATGATTCCTCAGTCAGGTCGAACGGAGATAAACGCGTGTCAACATCGAGCACTGCCACTAAAAG TATTGAGAAGCAGCAGCTTACTGTTCATTTAGACGAACCTTGGTGGGAGGAGTTCCTGGAGAAGCAGCGAGGTCGCCCTCCAGCACACGTCCCTTTCATGTCGGACACTAAATCTACGATGATCCGTCTTGTCGACTCTGGATCAAGACTGACCCTTGGAATTCAAGCGCTTTATTCGGATGACACAACGGCGCTGGCGTCAACAGCAGAGATGGCGTGCTTTGTTGAATATACCACATTGATGAGTGAGAGTATTTCGGAATCTTTTAACGACGACTACCAACTCCCTGACTCGATTCTACGTCCCCTCGATGACGGCGAAGAAATATCTGTCGCCATTTCCTTTGCCACGGAGCAATTGCAAGAGACATCGATATGTGTAGTTTTGGCGCACATTGCAAGCTTTCTACGATTTCGATACCGAATAATGGCATCGTAA